TGCTGGCGGTGGCTGGCATACACCCGTTTGGACGAGATTACGCCGGGGCAGAGTACATCGACCGTCATCAAAGCGAAGACTGGAGCGCTTTCCCTGCCGGTGTAGTGAAGGGCTTCCGCATCTATGGGCGTTTTCCGCAATGAAAACGCCGCTGTACGCCCCTTCCGGAATACCCAGCGACAGGGAAAACGCCCTAAAGGGCCGCAAATGCGGCCCTTAGTTACCTTTGTACCCGATTTCCCGCTGGGGATGTCATTCAATTGCTATCCGCTGGCAATTGAATTGGCATACCTACAGTGTGCGGCCAACGATGGGTGCAAGCTGCTTGAGCTGGGCGTTCAACTTGTTAAGCTGCTCCGGGAACAGAGACTGCGCACCGTCACTCATCGCCTTGTCCGGATTCGGGTGCATCTCCATCAGCAGACCGTCGGCTCCGGCAGCCACCGACGCCAGCGCCAGGGCCGGCACCAGGTCGCGCTTGCCGACACCATGCGACGGATCACCGAAGACAGGCAGGTGGGTCAGCTTCTTCAGCACCGGAATCGCCGAGACGTCCATGGTGTTGCGAGTGTAGGTCTCGAAGGTGCGGATACCGCGCTCGCACAGCATCAGGTCGTAGTTGCCGCCCGAAAGGATGTACTCGGCAGAGAGCAACACCTCTTCGATGGTGGCGGCGATACCGCGCTTCAGCAGGCATGCCTTACGTACATGGCCAAGCTCGCGCAGCAGGTTGAAGTTCTGCATATTGCGTGCGCCGATCTGGAAGACGTCGATGTACGGCAGCATCGGCTCGATTTGAGAGATCTCCATCACCTCGGTGATCACCAGGAGGCCATTCTTGTCCGCAGCCTCGCGCATGATCTTCAACCCTTCGATGCCCATACCCTGGAAGCTGTACGGGGAGCTGCGTGGCTTGAAGGCGCCGCCACGCAGGAACTTGCAGCCGGACTCCGCCACCTGCTTCGCCGACAGGTTGATCTGCTCCTTCGATTCCACGGAGCAAGGGCCCGCCATCAGGACCACCTCTTCTCCGCCGACAACTACGCCGTTGGCGAACTTGATCTTCGTTCCCTCAGGGCGGAAGTTGCGACCGGCAAGCTTGTACGGCGAAGAGATACGGTAGGCGTCCTGAACGCCCGGCAATACAGTGAACTCAGCCACATCGAAGGCCTGGGGAGTGCCTACACCGGCGAGAATGGTCTGCGCCGCCCCGGTGGTGCGGTGGACGGCGAAACCGAGCTCCACCATGCGTTCGATGACTGACTGAATATGTTCTTCGGCTGCTGCATCCTGCATTGCGACGATCATTGCTGTCTTCCTTTTCCGATCCTGCTAGTTGTCTTTCTTCTGGAGCGCTCGCATCACGTCCACGATGCGCTCGTAAATCTTCTGAATCTCCGTATCCGGCAACGGACCGGGATTACAACCCTTCACGTGATCAAAGACCTGCTGTTCGCGGCCCGGTTCGTACACGGGCATGGCCTGCTGCGCCTTCAACCGCCCGATGGCCTCTGCTGCTTCCGCCCTCTGGCTGATAAGGCGGACAATCTGCTCGTCGAGCTCGTCAATGCGCTTGCGCCAGTCTGCTATTTCCATCGCTGATGCGTCTCCTTGTCGTTTCCTTTCATGGTATTTACCCGCGCAGTCCCCGAACAAACTCGGCCACAGCCGTCGGCGCCTCCTGCGGCGTGGACTTCTCGATGATGGCTACAATCGCCGACCCGATGACCGCCGCATCGGCGTACTCGCCTACCGCCCGCACATGCTCCGCGTTCGAGACGCCAAAACCCAGTGCAATCGGTTTGTCTGTGAACTGACGAATCCGTTGCACCAGCTTCGAGGCATCATCCGAAAGCGTGGACGAGACGCCGGTAATTCCCGTACGCGAGATGGCATAGAGGAAGCCCTCGGTGTGCTCCGCGATAGCCTTCAAACGGTCATCCGGCGAGGTGGGAGCAGCCAGAAAGACCGGCGCCAGGCCATGCTTCTTCATCGCTGCCATATAGTCGGCAGCTTCTTCGACAATCATGTCGGTCAGAAGCACGCCATCCGCGCCCGCTGCTTTCGCCTCGGCACAGAATGACTCCAGCCCCATACGGAGGACGGGATTCAGATAGCTGAACAGGATCAGTCCAGCCTGAGGACGCTCGGTACGAATCTCCTTGCAGAGAGTGAGCACGTCCGTCAGGCGAACACCGCGCCCTACCGCACGCTCCATCGCGCGCTGAATCACAGGACCATCGGCCAGCGGATCACTGAAGGGCACGCCGAGCTCCAGTACATCTGCGCCGGCATCGATCGCCGCGATGGCGATCTGCCTGGTCGTCGCCAGATCGGGGTCACCTGCAGTGAGGTAGATCACCAGGCCTGGTTTCTTCGAAAATTGAATCGGCATTATGCTCCGGCTCCCTTCAGCTCCATCTCGCGGGCCAGGATGCCCATGTCCTTGTCACCGCGGCCGCTCACATTGACGAGGATCACATCCGTCTTCGCCAGCTTCGGTGCCTGCTTGATCGCCTCCGCTATGGCATGCGCCGACTCCAACGCCGGCAAAATCCCCTCGGTCCGCGACAGCACCTTCACCGCATCCAGAGCCTCGGCATCCGTAGCCGAGGTATAGGTGGCGCGGCCCTGGTCGTGCAGCATCGCATGCTCCGGCCCTACCGACGCATAGTCCAGACCCGCCGAGACCGAGTGCGTCGTAGCGACCTGTCCCGCATCATTCTGAAGAACATAGCTGTAGGTCCCCTGCAGTACACCCGGCAGACCGCCGGAGAAGCGCGCCGCATGCTCACCCAGAGCCGTGCCGCGTCCACCGGCTTCGACACCGATCAGCCTTACATTCGGTTCGGGAATGAACTCATAGAAGGCTCCGATAGCATTCGAGCCGCCGCCGACGCAGGCGATCACCGCATTGGGCAGCTTGCCCTCGTGCTCCAGGATCTGCTGCTTCGCTTCGCGCGAGATCACGCGGTGGAAGTCGCGCACCATCGTCGGATAGGGATGCGCTCCCAGCGCCGAGCCGAGGATGTAGAAGGTCGTGCGCACATTCGTGACCCAATCGCGCATCGCCTCATTGATGGCATCCTTTAGCGTCGCCGAGCCGGAGCCGACACCGCGCACCTCCGCACCAAGAAGGCGCATACGGTAGACGTTCAGCTCCTGGCGGCGCATATCTTCTTCGCCCATGTAGATCACGCACTCCATGCCGAAGAGGGCACAGACCGTCGCCGTCGCCACGCCATGCTGTCCGGCGCCGGTCTCGGCGATGATGCGCTGCTTGCCCATACGCCTGGCCAGCAGTGCCTGACCGAGAGCGTTGTTGATCTTGTGCGCGCCGGTGTGCAGCAGGTCTTCGCGCTTGAGGTAGATCTTTGCTCCACCCAGGCTCTCCGACAGGCGTTTCGCGAAGTAGAGCGGTGTCGGGCGGCCGACATAGTCCTTCAGCAGCGCCGCGAGCTCGCCTTGAAAGGCCTGGTCTTCGCGGACAGCGGCGTAGGCGCGTTCCAGCTCCTGCAGGGCGGCCATCAGCGTCTCTGGCACGTAACGGCCGCCATAAGCGCCGAAGCGGCCATTGCCGAGGGTACGGACGGGGTCGATGATGCTGTGTTCCATCGGTGAGGTCCTTTTCTGGTGCAAACAAAACAAAAGCCGCGACCCTTAGGGTTCGCGGCTTCGGTTGGAATCTCGTCGTGTGCTGCTGATACTACTGGTCGTTCGACGCTAGTCCGCCGGAGCCGCTACTGTGTACCAGTAGCGGAACGTAAAGCTGAAAAACTGGCGGTTGGACGTCATTGCACTTTTGACCATACACGGATTCCGTCCCTTCAGGCAACCAATTGGCCGAAATGCCGGATTTTTCTTTTTCCCCGCTGGCAAACACTTCCCTCCCCTGCCTCTCTAACACTCGATGCATGCGCCCATTAGGCGCAGAAGGAGGACGTCATGATGCAAAAGAACGTCACGAACTTCAGCAGATTCAGCTCCGCTCTCATTCTGGCGGGATTGCTCTCGACGCCATTTACAGCAGTCTCCCAGGACTCCAGCCGAGATCGCACCTACGAGGAGCAGCAGGCTCACGACCGCGCCAAGGCCGCGCAGGATGCCAAGGATAAACGGCACCACACCACCGCCAAAATCGTAGGTGGTTCAGCAGCCGGCGGCGCTGTGCTGGGCGGCGTGATGGGTGGCGGTAAGGGCGCAGTACTCGGAGCCGGAGCCGGAGCCGGCGGTGGATACATCGCCGACAAGATCCGGAAGAAGAAAGGCACAGAGAAACGAGAGAAGGAGTACAAGCAAACCGACCCAAGGTAATCACCTTGATGCCGTCGGTAACAGCACCAGAATTCGCTTGAAACGCACCGTCTTTTGTGGCGTACTTGCTCACCTGAGGTGAGGGTTTTTGAACCCGTCGCCGCGCGTGGTGCATCTAGATATGCAGAAAGATGGTGATTATGCTGCGAAAGACTATTCTCGCTGCTGTAGTTGCCTTCCTTGCTCTGGGCGTGGCCCATGCCCGCACCTCTGCAATGAAGGTTCGTGATCATACTCCGCGTGTTAAAGATCGGACGCCGCACGTCCGCGGCACTCAAGCCGGCCGCCGCGCGTAAAGTTCTTACTCCTGAGACGAAATGAAAGGACGCCCCTCGCGGCGTCCTTTCTCGTTACCCAATCCTTCACAGAAGGTGGCAAGTTACTTTCCCCGCTCATGCCGTACTTCTTCAACTTTTAATTTTCAACTTTCTAACGAGCGCCGACGGCGCTCCCTAGTGTCCCATCGCCTCTGGCGAAGGCTTCTGCTTCTTCGGTGGCAGCCGCATCATCAGCGGCAACGGCGACAGCATCAGAATCACCACCGCCAGTACGTAGAAGGCGTTCTTGTAGCTCAGCATCTGCGCCTGACGCAGCATCTCCTGGTACGCACGCCCCATCGCCATCTGCGTCGCCTGCGCTGAGCTCGTTCCGTGATCCCGGAGGATGGCGGCGACCCTGCTGATGTAGTTCTCATAGGCCGGGGAACCAGGCACGGTATTCATGGCAAGCTGCACCTGATGCGTCTGCGCGGTGCGTGCCAGGAACGTCGTCAGCAGCGCTGTACCCGCACTTCCACCCAGGTTGCGGGCGAAGTTCGAGAGCGACGAGATCTGGTTCATCTTCGCCGGCGGCACGCCCACATAGTTCAGCGTGGAAATGGGAATGAATATGAATGGCAGACCGATCACCTGCAACATGCGCCACAACGTCACGGTTCCGTATGCCGCATTCAGGTCCAGACGGGTGAGGTTGTAAATCCCCGCAGCTGTCGCCACATAGCCCATAATGACGAGCGCACGTGGATCGATCTTGCCGAGCGATCTGCCCGCAACTGCCATGCCGATCATCATGACGAAGCCCGCGGGTGACAGCACCATGCCGGCACGCTCTGCCGTGTAGCCCAATAGCACCTGCAGGTATTGCGGAATCAGCACAGTCGATCCGAAGAGCACCATACCCAGCACAAGCTGCAGAAAGACGGCGGTACCGAAGTTGCGGTTCTTCAAGAGCTTCAGATCGACAATCGGGTCAGGGTGCCGCCACTCCCACCAGGCAAAGAACAGCAGCAACGCGGCCGCAGTGATTCCCGCGGCACGGATCATGGGGTCGGAGAACCAGTCCTTCTCCTGCCCCTTATCGAGCGTGAACTCCAGCAAGCCAACGCCCACTGCCACCAGTCCGAGCCCCATGAAGTCCACCGGTTGGCGATGTGCCTCTTCCGCGCGCGCCTTCAGATACGGTGGGTCTTCCACCATCTGGTTTGAAAGCCAGAGCGAGAGTAGACCGACCGGAATGTTGATGAAGAAGATCCAGTGCCAGTTGTAGTTGTCGGTAATCCATCCGCCGAGCGTGGGACCGATTGCCGGAGCGACCACCACGGCCATGCCATACACCGCGAAGGCCTGCCCGCGTTTCTCTACCGGAAAAGTATCGGCCAGAATCGCCTGCTCCGATGGCGCCAGGCCACCGCCGCCAAGCCCCTGCAGCACGCGCGCCAGAATCAGGATCGGCATTGACGGCGCGATACCGCAAAGGAATGAGCATGCCGTGAACAGAATCACGCAGGTCATGTAGAAACGCTTGCGTCCGAAGCGGTTGGAGAGCCAGCCCGAGATAGGCAGGATGATGGCCGAAGCGACCAGGTAGCTGGTCAGCACCCATGTCGCCTCTTCCTGGCTGGCGCCGAGTGAACCGGCGATATGTGGCAGAGCGACGTTTGCAATGGAGGTATCGAGCACCTCCATGAAGGTGGCCAGCGTGACCGTAAGAGCAATAGCCCACGGATTGTGCCGGGGCTTCCAGTTGTGGTCGTACGACATGATCGAATATCAGCTAGCTGCGATAGAATATCAGCTAGCTGATGATTGAAAACGACAGGAACGCGGAAAAAACCTCCCGGAAACAATCGGAGGCTCGCCGGACCCTCAAGCTGCTGAAGCGGCTGACACTTGGTTTCCGCGCGCGGCTGGACGAAGATCTGCGGCCGTTGGGCATCACGCTGGCACAGCTCCGCGTGCTGCACGCTATCAAATCAGAAGCCACAGCCAGCGGCGCCCAGGTGGCGCGGGAATGCAGCATCACTCCCCAAACCGCACATGGCCTGATTCTGCGCGCAGAGAAGAACGGCTGGATCGTCCGTCAGCAGGACGCAACCAATGAACGCCGGCGCATCGCCAGCCTCACGGCAACCGGCGAAAAGCTGCTCCAGGATACCGACGTGGTTGTACAGAAGATCGAGATGGACCTGTGGGAGGGCGTAAAACGCTCAGACCTGAAAGCCATGAACGACCTGCTGGAGATGGCCGCAGACCGGCTGTAGGTTTCTTATGAACAAAGGCTGGGTGCCCCACATACGCGAAGCTTATGTGGGTGTATCGAGCGTTAGCTCGATCCGCCTTTATTCATAGAACCGATAATCCGGAAGCAGGAAGAACTGGAAGCAATTCGAGCTCCGCTCGAATGTCCCACATAAGCTACGCGTATGTGGGGCACCCGTCCTTATCTGAGAGTCGAGTTCACGAGACTCCCCCTCATTTACCCTAATGTCATATGGCGACCGAGACAGCGACCCCGAGCGTTTCCCTTGCGGATGTGCAAGCCGCCCGCGAACGGATGCGCGGCAGTGTCTACGAATCTCCCTGCTCCCGTTCGGAGAGGCTGTCCAAGACCACCGGACTTGAGATCTATCTCAAGCTCGAAAACCTGCAGATGACCGGCAGCTTCAAAGAGCGCGGTGCCCTGAACAAGATCGCCACCCTCACCGCGGAGCAGGCCAGCCGCGGCGTGATCGCCGCAAGCGCAGGCAATCACGCCCAGGGCGTCGCCTATCACGCCACCAAGCGCGGCATTCCCGCCACCATCGTCATGCCGGTGCAGACGCCGCTGGTCAAAGTCACCGCCACTCGCAACTTCGGCGCCGAGGTGGTCCTGCACGGAGCCAACTATGACGAGGCCTACGCCGAAGCCCGGCGGCTCTGTGATCTGAAGGGCATGACCTTCGTACATCCCTTTGACGATCCCGTCGTCATCGCCGGCCAGGGCGTCATCGGCCTGGAGATTCTGGAGCAGGTCCCTGGCCTGGAAGCAGTCGTCATCCCGATCGGCGGTGGCGGACTAACCGGCGGCATCGCCGTTGCGCTGAAAGAGACCAACCCGAAGATTCAGGTCGTCGGCGTGCAGACAGCCCGTCTGGCCAGCATGAAGGCCGCTGTAGAAGCAGGCCATCACGTCACCCTCGACGCCGCCACCACCATCGCCGACGGCATCGCCGTACGGCGCGCCGGTGACGTCACCCTTCCGATCGCGGAGCACTACGTCGACCGCATCGTGACCGTTGAAGAAGATGAGATCGCGTCCGCCATCCTTGTCCTGCTCGAACGGGAAAAGACACTCGCCGAAGGCGCGGGCGCGACTGCCCTGGCCGCCGTCATGCAGCATAAGACCGGTCTGCCGCCCGGCACCCGGACAGCGGTCCTGGTCAGCGGCGGCAATATCGACGTCACCCTGCTCTCGCGCATCATCGAACGCGGTCTGGTCAAAGACGGCCGTCTGATCCGCCTGCGTATCCATCTACTGGACAAGCCGGGCGCGCTCGCCGAGCTCACCGAGCTGATCGCCACCCACCGCATCAACATCGTGGATACCCTCTACAACCGGGCCTACTACGATGTGAACCTCGGCGACACCGCCATCGATATCACTATGGAAGCCCGTGGCCCGGAGCATGTGGCGGAACTGCTGGCAGCCTTGACGGAGCGGGGCTTCCGCCACCAGCGCGTCCAGTAACCTGACCGGCAAACCATCGTGACTATTGCCGGTCCCAAAACCCCGCAGTAAACTTTTTGTTCAACGTTACATACATTCGTTGATACTGTGGTGCTCCAGAGAGAGGCGCCCTGGTATGCACGTTTTTAAACGTGCATACTTCTCTTTGCCTCACTGTCTGCGTCACAAGGCATCCTACGCTTCTGGAGAAAAGCACGATGGCTCCAAACCTGCAATATGCAACCGAAGAAGAGCTCAGCACTGGACCTACACCCCAGCGGCTTGCAATTGAATGCGGCATTGTCGCCGCCCTGTGTTTTCTGGCCCTGAAGTTTGGCGGCTTCCATAGGGGAGGCAATCCCCTGGGCGAAGTCGTAGAGATCAACTTAGTCTCAGCCCTTGTCATCTCTACCGTAGTCACTCTGCTCTTTCTGGCCGCACGCGTGTGGCGCATTCAGGGCAAGCGGGAGAGTTCTTCAGACGAATAGGTGGAACGTCACTTCAACAGAAAAGGCCTCCCTGGCGGGAGGCCCTTCTGTTTCGTTACCGATTACGCTTACTCTTTGTCGGCCTCAACATCGATGGTGATCTTCACCAGATCGCTGACCACGGCATCCGGGAACTTGCCACCGAAGTTGAAGTCAGAGCGCTTGATGCTGCCGGTCGCCGAGAAGCCGGTCACCAGCTTGCCCTGCTGATTCTTCTGGGGAGGCGTCGGTCCATCGACCGTCAGCGTCACCGGCTTGGTTACACCGTTCAGCGTAAGGTCACCGGTCACCAGATAGCTGTCGCCGGAGCGCTTCACCTCTGTCGACTTGAAGGTCAGCGTGGGGTACTTTTCGACGTCGAAGAAGTCGGCTGACTTCAGGTGATCGTTGCGCTTCTGAACACGTGTATCCAGACCCTTGGTCTCAACCACTGCGGCGACGGTCGACTTGGTGGGGTCTTTCTCATCCCAGTTCACCGTACCGTTCACAGCGCCGAGCGAGCCACGCACGTTGGACACGGAGAGGTGCTTGACCTGGAAGCCTGCCTCCGAGTGGTTCGGGTCGATCTTCCATGTCGAAGTCTGAGCAAATGCCTGCGATCCAACCAGAAGCAGGCCTCCAAGAAGGGATGCAACGAACGTACGAGTCACTTTCATTTATGTCTCCAAAATCCTGGTTGGGGAGCGCCCCAGGCGCCCGGGTTGAGGTTGATGGTGGCAGGAAGCGCGCGGGCTGCGACGGCCCGCGCGACCGTATCCGGCTCAGGCTACGAGTTCAAAAACCAGCACCTCGCTGCTGCCTGTGCTTCCCGACTGCAAATGAATCTTTGTTTCCTGCCGCAGAGCAGCGGCATCGCCTGCTTGAAGGGACGTTCCGTTAACCTGAACGTCACCCTTCACCACATGTACCCACGCCGAGCGTCCTTCTGCAAGCGGATAATCAAGTTCCTTACCCGGCTCCAGCTCCGCTACGGCTACCGCGGCGTCCTGGTTGATCATCGCTGCGCCGGCCACCGGCGTCGAAGAGGCAAGTACGCGGAAACGGTTCTTTTTCTCCGCCGGATCGAAGGCCAGTTGCTCATAGCTGGGCTTCTCGCCGCGGGTACGCGGCTCAATCCAGACCTGGAACAGGTGCACCGGTTCTGCGTTCGATCCATTGAACTCGCTGTGTACGACACCCGACCCTGCAGACATACGCTGGATCTCATTCGGCCCCAGCTCTTCTGTATGGCCCATGCTGTCCTTGTGCGCCAGCTTGCCGGAGATGACGTAGGTCAGAATCTCCATATCGCGGTGCGGGTGCGAGCCGAAGCCACGGCCGGGAGCGACCACATCCTCATTGATCACCCGCAGCGGACCGAAGCCCATGTGGCGGGTGTCATAGTAGTTGGCGAACGAAAACGTGTGGTACGTATCCAGCCAGCCAT
This genomic window from Terriglobus albidus contains:
- the aroF gene encoding 3-deoxy-7-phosphoheptulonate synthase, with the translated sequence MIVAMQDAAAEEHIQSVIERMVELGFAVHRTTGAAQTILAGVGTPQAFDVAEFTVLPGVQDAYRISSPYKLAGRNFRPEGTKIKFANGVVVGGEEVVLMAGPCSVESKEQINLSAKQVAESGCKFLRGGAFKPRSSPYSFQGMGIEGLKIMREAADKNGLLVITEVMEISQIEPMLPYIDVFQIGARNMQNFNLLRELGHVRKACLLKRGIAATIEEVLLSAEYILSGGNYDLMLCERGIRTFETYTRNTMDVSAIPVLKKLTHLPVFGDPSHGVGKRDLVPALALASVAAGADGLLMEMHPNPDKAMSDGAQSLFPEQLNKLNAQLKQLAPIVGRTL
- the trpA gene encoding tryptophan synthase subunit alpha, with the translated sequence MPIQFSKKPGLVIYLTAGDPDLATTRQIAIAAIDAGADVLELGVPFSDPLADGPVIQRAMERAVGRGVRLTDVLTLCKEIRTERPQAGLILFSYLNPVLRMGLESFCAEAKAAGADGVLLTDMIVEEAADYMAAMKKHGLAPVFLAAPTSPDDRLKAIAEHTEGFLYAISRTGITGVSSTLSDDASKLVQRIRQFTDKPIALGFGVSNAEHVRAVGEYADAAVIGSAIVAIIEKSTPQEAPTAVAEFVRGLRG
- the trpB gene encoding tryptophan synthase subunit beta; this translates as MEHSIIDPVRTLGNGRFGAYGGRYVPETLMAALQELERAYAAVREDQAFQGELAALLKDYVGRPTPLYFAKRLSESLGGAKIYLKREDLLHTGAHKINNALGQALLARRMGKQRIIAETGAGQHGVATATVCALFGMECVIYMGEEDMRRQELNVYRMRLLGAEVRGVGSGSATLKDAINEAMRDWVTNVRTTFYILGSALGAHPYPTMVRDFHRVISREAKQQILEHEGKLPNAVIACVGGGSNAIGAFYEFIPEPNVRLIGVEAGGRGTALGEHAARFSGGLPGVLQGTYSYVLQNDAGQVATTHSVSAGLDYASVGPEHAMLHDQGRATYTSATDAEALDAVKVLSRTEGILPALESAHAIAEAIKQAPKLAKTDVILVNVSGRGDKDMGILAREMELKGAGA
- a CDS encoding MarR family winged helix-turn-helix transcriptional regulator produces the protein MIENDRNAEKTSRKQSEARRTLKLLKRLTLGFRARLDEDLRPLGITLAQLRVLHAIKSEATASGAQVARECSITPQTAHGLILRAEKNGWIVRQQDATNERRRIASLTATGEKLLQDTDVVVQKIEMDLWEGVKRSDLKAMNDLLEMAADRL
- a CDS encoding YceI family protein, whose protein sequence is MKVTRTFVASLLGGLLLVGSQAFAQTSTWKIDPNHSEAGFQVKHLSVSNVRGSLGAVNGTVNWDEKDPTKSTVAAVVETKGLDTRVQKRNDHLKSADFFDVEKYPTLTFKSTEVKRSGDSYLVTGDLTLNGVTKPVTLTVDGPTPPQKNQQGKLVTGFSATGSIKRSDFNFGGKFPDAVVSDLVKITIDVEADKE
- a CDS encoding threonine ammonia-lyase; amino-acid sequence: MATETATPSVSLADVQAARERMRGSVYESPCSRSERLSKTTGLEIYLKLENLQMTGSFKERGALNKIATLTAEQASRGVIAASAGNHAQGVAYHATKRGIPATIVMPVQTPLVKVTATRNFGAEVVLHGANYDEAYAEARRLCDLKGMTFVHPFDDPVVIAGQGVIGLEILEQVPGLEAVVIPIGGGGLTGGIAVALKETNPKIQVVGVQTARLASMKAAVEAGHHVTLDAATTIADGIAVRRAGDVTLPIAEHYVDRIVTVEEDEIASAILVLLEREKTLAEGAGATALAAVMQHKTGLPPGTRTAVLVSGGNIDVTLLSRIIERGLVKDGRLIRLRIHLLDKPGALAELTELIATHRINIVDTLYNRAYYDVNLGDTAIDITMEARGPEHVAELLAALTERGFRHQRVQ
- the pheA gene encoding chorismate mutase, with the translated sequence MEIADWRKRIDELDEQIVRLISQRAEAAEAIGRLKAQQAMPVYEPGREQQVFDHVKGCNPGPLPDTEIQKIYERIVDVMRALQKKDN
- a CDS encoding pirin family protein, which gives rise to MITVRKSKERGHANHGWLDTYHTFSFANYYDTRHMGFGPLRVINEDVVAPGRGFGSHPHRDMEILTYVISGKLAHKDSMGHTEELGPNEIQRMSAGSGVVHSEFNGSNAEPVHLFQVWIEPRTRGEKPSYEQLAFDPAEKKNRFRVLASSTPVAGAAMINQDAAVAVAELEPGKELDYPLAEGRSAWVHVVKGDVQVNGTSLQAGDAAALRQETKIHLQSGSTGSSEVLVFELVA
- a CDS encoding DHA2 family efflux MFS transporter permease subunit, with amino-acid sequence MSYDHNWKPRHNPWAIALTVTLATFMEVLDTSIANVALPHIAGSLGASQEEATWVLTSYLVASAIILPISGWLSNRFGRKRFYMTCVILFTACSFLCGIAPSMPILILARVLQGLGGGGLAPSEQAILADTFPVEKRGQAFAVYGMAVVVAPAIGPTLGGWITDNYNWHWIFFINIPVGLLSLWLSNQMVEDPPYLKARAEEAHRQPVDFMGLGLVAVGVGLLEFTLDKGQEKDWFSDPMIRAAGITAAALLLFFAWWEWRHPDPIVDLKLLKNRNFGTAVFLQLVLGMVLFGSTVLIPQYLQVLLGYTAERAGMVLSPAGFVMMIGMAVAGRSLGKIDPRALVIMGYVATAAGIYNLTRLDLNAAYGTVTLWRMLQVIGLPFIFIPISTLNYVGVPPAKMNQISSLSNFARNLGGSAGTALLTTFLARTAQTHQVQLAMNTVPGSPAYENYISRVAAILRDHGTSSAQATQMAMGRAYQEMLRQAQMLSYKNAFYVLAVVILMLSPLPLMMRLPPKKQKPSPEAMGH